ATCATGTCGAAGGTCACCTCGGGCCGGGGCGCCACCTCCACCCGTCCGCGGAGGTCGCCGTACTTCCCCTCCAGCTTGGCGATCAGGTCGTCGAGGCGGCGCTGAACCGTCCACTCGAGGGCCGGCACGGCTCGTCGCTCAGAAATGCGGCGTCGGGCCGACCTTCGGCATCACGCGCTCGGCCTTCTCGAAGACCCGATCCTCCACCAGGATCGGCACCTTGGCCCGGAGCGCGAGGGCGATGGCGTCCGACGGCCGGGAGTCGATCTTCAGCGTGGTGCCCTGGGCGTCGAGGTGCAGTAGCGCGTAGTAGACGTCGTTCCGGAGATCCGTGATCACGATGCGCTGGAGCGAGGCCTTGAGGTCGGTGAGCAGGGTCAGCATGAGGTCGTGGGTCAGCGGGCGAGGCGGCGTGACACCCTGGAGCGGAATGGCGATGCCGTTGGCCTCGAAGTGGCCGATCGTCATGACGAGGTTGCGCTTGTCGCGCTTGCCCTGCAGGACGACCAGGGGCTGGCGGGACTGGGGATCGAGGAGGACCCCGGTCACCTCGGCTTCCTGGGGGCCGGAGCCGGGCGGCGCCTTCTCGGGGGTCTCCTTGGCCCCGACGGTCAGCAGGCCGATCGTCAAGAGCACCCCGACGGTGGCCGCTCTGCCGACACGCATGGCCCTGCTCCTTCCCGGCGAGCCGACGGTCTCCGTCGCCACGCCTACGGCGCCGCGGCCGCCGCTCTCGCCCCTCACGGTCGGCTGCCGCGCCGCACCGCCAGTATACACACGGGGTATGAGCCTTTCCTAGTGCGGGGCCAACTGATTTCCTCGGAGGGGGCCTCTACGGCCCCCTCCGAGGCCTCCCCCAAGGACCGTTGCGGCGGCAAAGCCGCCGCTCGGAGCGGAACACCAACCGTCAGCGGTGGGGCAATCCGCGGTGCATGATCGCTCCCGACAGGCACCTTGCGACCCCTGGACTGTCAGCGTGGCAGGCGCACCGCCAGCACACAGGCGCCGCCCAGGCAGACGGTCAGGACGGCGAACATGACGCTGTAGCCCAGGACGTGGGCCAGGTAGCCGAAGCACATGGCGCCGGCGGCGTTCCCGGCAAGGATGAACGCGCTGAACACCCCGATCATCCGGCCCCGGCGCTCCTCCGGCGTCACGTCCATCACGAGCGCGGTCAGGGCCGGGTAGAGGAACCCGTGGGCCGCCCCCGCCATGATGCCGGCGAGGATGAAGATGGGCAGGGCGGAGAGCCCGGTCCAGGCGACCAGCGGGCTGCCTGCGGCCAGGAGCGCCGCCGCTCCCGCCTGCAGACCGAGCGCCGGGATGATGATCGGCCGCCGGCCCAGGGTGTCGATCAACCGTCCTCCGAACACACGCACGCCCATGGCGGCCAGCGAATAGGCCACGGCGAACAGCCCGATTCGCGCCACCCCGAGGGCCGAGGCATGGGTGGGGAAGAAGGTGAAGACCGTCCCGAGCCCGAGGCCGAAGATGAAGCCGAGCGCCATCGGAAGCCGGGGCGCGGTCAGGACGGCACCGACCAGCCCGGCCAGCCCTTCCCCGTCGTCGCGCGGCAGCGACGCTGGCTCCTCGACGCGGCTCGAGACGAGCAGGGCGGCGGTGGCGACCGCGGCCGTCGCCGCGAAGAAGACCGGGAACCCGAAGGCCCGCACCACGATCTCGCCGAGCGCCGGACCCGCGGCCGTCGAGATCAGCCCGGACACTCCGAAAATCCCGAGGGCCTCCCCGCGCCGGTCGGCCGGCACCAGGTCCACCACGACGGTGAAGTTCGCCACGAAGTACATCGAGTAGGCGAGGCCCTGCAGGATCCGCAGCACGGGAAAGAGCACCAGGGCGTCGGGGGCGGCGCTGAAGGCGAGCGCGGCCGCCACCGCCACCGCCGCGCCGCCCACCATGAACGGACGCCGGCCGGCTCGGTCCACCCAGGCTCCGACCACGGGCTGACAGAAGATCGCGGTGGCGCTGTAGAGACCCATGATGAGCCCGAACTGGGCCTCGGTCGCCCCGAGCTCTTTGAGGTGGAGCGGCAAGAGAAAGAAGGCCGAGAGATTCGTGAAGAACAGGAAGTTGCCGACCGCCGCCTGCAGGAAGGCGGGGGTGAGGATGGGGGACGAGGGCGGCATACCGAGCCGCATTGTAGCCCGGCAGACATTTCTTGACCCCCCGAGAGGGGCCGAGCTAAGCTCGGCGCACGACCGTGGTCGACGAACCGACGGCGCGCTTGCGGCTCGGCCCCGCCGCCAACATCCTGCTGATCGGGGTGATCGTCGGGAGCGTCGCCGGTGCCGTTCTGGAGACGGCCGAGCCGTTCGCCGGCCGCCACCGCGCCTGGCTGCGGTTCCTCGAGCTGGTGACGCTCGTGGTGTTCACCGCCGAGTACGTCGTCCGCCTGTGGCGCGCGTCCAGTGACGAGCCGGGCGGCGCCGCGCCCTGGCGAGCCCGCCTCCGCTACGCCGCGTCGCCGCTCGGGCTCATCGACCTGGTGGCCATCCTCCCGCTGGTAGCGCCGGTGCTTCCCCTCGGCCCCGACGGGCTGCGCGTCCTGCGGCTGGTCCGGCTCCTCAAGCTGGCGCGCTACGCGCCGGCTCTGTCGCTCTTCGCGGCGGTGCTCCGCAACGAGAGCCGGCCGCTGCTGGCGGCGCTCATGGTCATGGTGGTGCT
This sequence is a window from Candidatus Methylomirabilota bacterium. Protein-coding genes within it:
- a CDS encoding bifunctional nuclease family protein, whose amino-acid sequence is MRVGRAATVGVLLTIGLLTVGAKETPEKAPPGSGPQEAEVTGVLLDPQSRQPLVVLQGKRDKRNLVMTIGHFEANGIAIPLQGVTPPRPLTHDLMLTLLTDLKASLQRIVITDLRNDVYYALLHLDAQGTTLKIDSRPSDAIALALRAKVPILVEDRVFEKAERVMPKVGPTPHF
- a CDS encoding MFS transporter yields the protein MPPSSPILTPAFLQAAVGNFLFFTNLSAFFLLPLHLKELGATEAQFGLIMGLYSATAIFCQPVVGAWVDRAGRRPFMVGGAAVAVAAALAFSAAPDALVLFPVLRILQGLAYSMYFVANFTVVVDLVPADRRGEALGIFGVSGLISTAAGPALGEIVVRAFGFPVFFAATAAVATAALLVSSRVEEPASLPRDDGEGLAGLVGAVLTAPRLPMALGFIFGLGLGTVFTFFPTHASALGVARIGLFAVAYSLAAMGVRVFGGRLIDTLGRRPIIIPALGLQAGAAALLAAGSPLVAWTGLSALPIFILAGIMAGAAHGFLYPALTALVMDVTPEERRGRMIGVFSAFILAGNAAGAMCFGYLAHVLGYSVMFAVLTVCLGGACVLAVRLPR